One Cucumis sativus cultivar 9930 chromosome 1, Cucumber_9930_V3, whole genome shotgun sequence DNA segment encodes these proteins:
- the LOC116404122 gene encoding uncharacterized protein LOC116404122: protein MKGVLHFEKNGKLSPRFVGSFEIIERIGVVAYRFTLPPSLSAVHNVFHVSMLRKYVTDPSHVVDYESLEIDENLSYIEQPVEILAREVKMLRNRGIALVKVLGRNHQVEEAIWEREDDMRACYPKLFED, encoded by the coding sequence ATGAAGGGTGTTTtgcattttgaaaagaatggGAAGTTGAGTCCTCGTTTTGTTGGATCTTTTGAGATTATAGAGAGAATTGGTGTTGTGGCATATCGTTTTACATTGCCACCATCTCTCTCCGcagttcataatgttttccatgtttcGATGTTGAGGAAGTACGTGACAGATCCATCTCATGTAGTGGATTATGAATCATTAGAGATTGATGAGAATTTGAGCTATATAGAGCAACCAGTTGAGATTCTGGCTAGAGAGGTAAAAATGCTTCGTAACAGAGGGATTGCATTGGTGAAAGTATTGGGGCGAAATCACCAAGTTGAAGAGGCAATATGGGAGCGAGAAGATGATATGAGGGCTTGTTACCCAAAGTTGTTCGAGGATTAG
- the LOC116403365 gene encoding sugar transport protein 14-like produces the protein MAGGGFGDGGAPLKRAHLYEYRITSYFVTACIVAALGGSLFGYDLGVSGGVTSMDDFLKEFFPKVYRRKQLHLKETDYCKYDNQILTLFTSSLYFAGLVSTFAASYVTRNRGRRASILVGSISFFLGGVINAAAVNIEMLIIGRIFLGVGIGFGNQAVPLYLSEMAPAKIRGAVNQLFQLTTCLGILIANFINYGTDKIHPWGWRLSLGLATVPATLMFIGGLFLPETPNSLVEQGKMEEGRAVLEKIRGTKKVDAEFDDLIDASNEARAIKHPFKNLLKRKNRPQLVIGALGIPAFQQLTGMNSILFYAPVMFQSLGFGSDAALYSSTITSGALVVATFISMLLVDKFGRRAFFLEAGAEMICCLIAVAVTLALKFGQGEELPKGIGIFLVIVICIFVLAYGRSWGPLGWLVPSELFPLETRSAGQSMVVCVNMLFTALIAQCFLAALCHLRYGIFLLFAGLIVIMSSFIFFLLPETKQVPIEEVYLLWENHWFWKIIVGKEGANGVNGNVKGDGRRNQNV, from the exons atGGCTGGTGGTGGATTTGGAGATGGTGGAGCTCCATTGAAGAGAGCTCATCTTTATGAGTATCGGATTACTTCATATTTTGTTACCGCTTGCATTGTTGCTGCTCTTGGTGGATCACTGTTTGGCTATGATCTTGGAGTTTCTG GTGGAGTTACGTCCATGGATGATTTTCTCAAGGAATTTTTTCCAAAAGTATACAGAAGAAAGCAGCTTCATCTAAAAGAAACAGATTACTGTAAATATGACAACCAAATTCTCACACTTTTCACTTCCTCTTTATACTTTGCTGGTCTTGTCTCCACTTTTGCTGCTTCTTATGTAACAAGAAATCGAGGCAGACGAGCAAGTATCCTCGTCGGATCCATCAGCTTCTTTTTAGGCGGCGTGATCAATGCCGCTGCAGTTAACATCGAAATGCTGATCATTGGACGGATTTTCCTCGGCGTCGGTATCGGTTTTGGCAACCAA GCAGTGCCATTGTATCTATCCGAAATGGCCCCAGCGAAGATCCGAGGAGCGGTTAACCAGCTTTTTCAACTGACAACCTGCTTGGGGATTTTGATTGCAAACTTCATAAACTATGGAACTGATAAGATTCATCCATGGGGGTGGAGGTTGTCTCTTGGATTGGCCACAGTCCCGGCAACTTTGATGTTCATTGGGGGACTTTTCCTTCCTGAGACACCTAACAGTTTGGTAGAGCAGGGCAAAATGGAGGAAGGAAGAGCTGTGTTAGAGAAAATCCGAGGGACGAAAAAAGTAGATGCTGAGTTCGACGATCTGATCGATGCTAGCAACGAGGCACGGGCGATTAAGCACCCGTTCAAGAACCTCTTGAAGCGAAAAAACCGACCCCAACTCGTGATTGGTGCATTGGGAATTCCTGCATTTCAACAACTCACTGGCATGAACTCCATTCTGTTCTATGCTCCTGTAATGTTCCAAAGTTTGGGATTTGGTTCTGATGCAGCCCTTTATTCATCTACCATCACAAGTGGTGCCCTTGTTGTTGCTACTTTCATTTCAATGCTTTTGGTTGATAAGTTTGGAAGAAGAGCTTTCTTCCTTGAAGCCGGAGCCGAAATGATATGTTGCTTG ATCGCAGTAGCTGTGACACTAGCCCTTAAGTTTGGACAAGGGGAGGAGCTTCCAAAAGGAATTGGAATCTTCCTTGTGATAGTGATATGTATATTTGTGTTGGCTTATGGAAGGTCATGGGGGCCGCTTGGTTGGCTGGTGCCGAGCGAGCTATTTCCATTAGAAACGAGATCAGCCGGGCAGAGTATGGTGGTGTGTGTCAACATGCTTTTCACGGCTTTGATAGCGCAGTGTTTCCTTGCAGCACTGTGCCATCTCCGGTACGGAATCTTCCTGTTGTTCGCTGGATTGATTGTAATCATGAGCagcttcattttcttcctgtTGCCAGAAACTAAACAGGTTCCCATTGAAGAAGTGTATTTGTTGTGGGAGAATCACTGGTTTTGGAAGATAATTGTTGGAAAAGAGGGTGCAAATGGAGTGAATGGGAATGTTAAAGGAGATGGCCGAAGGAATCAAAATGTGTAG